A single genomic interval of Dromiciops gliroides isolate mDroGli1 chromosome 1, mDroGli1.pri, whole genome shotgun sequence harbors:
- the LOC122734583 gene encoding tubulin alpha-3 chain, with amino-acid sequence MRECISIHVGQAGVQIGNACWELYCLEHGIQPDGQMPSDKTIGGGDDSFNTFFSETGAGKHVPRAVFVDLEPTVVDEVRTGTYRQLFHPEQLITGKEDAANNYARGHYTIGKEIVDLVLDRIRKLADLCTGLQGFLIFHSFGGGTGSGFASLLMERLSVDYGKKSKLEFAIYPAPQVSTAVVEPYNSILTTHTTLEHSDCAFMVDNEAIYDICRRNLDIERPTYTNLNRLIGQIVSSITASLRFDGALNVDLTEFQTNLVPYPRIHFPLATYAPVISAEKAYHEQLSVAEITNACFEPANQMVKCDPRHGKYMACCMLYRGDVVPKDVNAAIATIKTKRTIQFVDWCPTGFKVGINYQPPTVVPGGDLAKVQRAVCMLSNTTAIAEAWARLDHKFDLMYAKRAFVHWYVGEGMEEGEFSEAREDLAALEKDYEEVGVDSVEAEAEEGEEY; translated from the exons ATG cGTGAGTGCATCTCCATCCACGTTGGACAGGCAGGGGTTCAGATCGGCAATGCCTGCTGGGAATTGTATTGTCTCGAGCATGGAATTCAGCCTGATGGTCAGATGCCAAGCGATAAAACCATAGGTGGTGGCGATGATTCCTTTAACACATTCTTCAGCGAGACTGGGGCCGGCAAGCATGTGCCCAGAGCTGTGTTTGTGGACCTGGAGCCAACAGTGGTTG ATGAAGTCCGGACAGGCACATACAGGCAGCTTTTCCATCCGGAGCAGCTGATAACTGGAAAGGAGGATGCAGCCAACAATTATGCCCGAGGCCATTATACCATCGGCAAGGAGATTGTGGATCTGGTCCTGGATCGGATTCGCAAACTG GCGGATCTGTGCACTGGGCTGCAGGGCTTCCTCATCTTCCATAGCTTTGGGGGAGGCACCGGCTCTGGCTTTGCCTCTCTGCTCATGGAAAGGCTCTCCGTTGATTATGGCAAGAAGTCCAAGCTCGAATTTGCCATTTACCCAGCGCCCCAGGTTTCCACGGCGGTCGTGGAGCCCTACAACTCCATCCTCACCACTCACACGACCCTGGAACACTCCGACTGTGCCTTCATGGTCGACAACGAAGCCATATATGACATATGTCGGCGTAACCTGGATATCGAACGGCCCACTTACACCAACCTGAATCGTCTGATTGGGCAGATCGTCTCCTCCATCACGGCTTCCTTGCGCTTTGACGGGGCCCTGAATGTCGACCTGACAGAATTCCAGACCAACCTGGTGCCCTATCCCCGTATCCACTTTCCCCTGGCTACCTACGCTCCCGTCATATCGGCCGAGAAGGCGTATCACGAGCAGCTGTCTGTGGCGGAGATCACCAACGCCTGCTTCGAGCCCGCCAACCAGATGGTCAAGTGTGACCCCCGCCACGGCAAGTACATGGCCTGTTGTATGTTGTACCGAGGGGACGTGGTCCCCAAAGACGTGAACGCCGCCATCGCCACCATCAAAACGAAGCGTACGATTCAGTTTGTGGATTGGTGCCCCACTGGATTCAAG GTGGGCATCAACTACCAGCCTCCCACCGTGGTGCCAGGTGGTGATCTGGCCAAGGTGCAGCGGGCCGTGTGCATGCTGAGTAACACCACGGCGATTGCAGAGGCCTGGGCAAGGCTGGACCACAAGTTTGACCTGATGTACGCCAAGCGAGCCTTTGTCCACTGGTACGTGGGGGAGGGCATGGAGGAAGGTGAATTCTCAGAGGCCCGGGAGGATCTGGCTGCTCTGGAGAAAGACTATGAAGAGGTGGGCGTCGACTCGgtggaggcagaggcagaggaaggggaagaatacTAG